The sequence CTTCCAGCCAACCATTTGCATTCTTCTCCGAATAACATCAAGAGGGTAAGCAACTGTCTGGCCGACAGTTCCAGCAGCAGCTCCACATGCAAGCCTTGTTGCCACACCCAACTCATTGTCTTGAACTAATCCAAAAGGTTTGCTTTTGAGTAACCAGTCTTTTAGAGATTCATACACTGCAAAGTTTAGACCCACATATGGAACCTACAAGCATCATACATTTAGCTGACTAAGTAAAGATTACATGGTATTCATGTAAAGTTCAACAAGGAGAGAGTTgattctgaaaaaaaaaatgacctAGCAGAGGAAGCAGAAATTTCAGTTCTGATCCCCCCAGAACTGGAACCTATAGATTAAACAGAAATCTACTTTCATGGATTATCGGCTTTCAAGGTGCACTGCACATATGCACAATGGAAGATAAAAGAAAGCATACAGATATCTAATTGATTTACTTACTACTCCTATAACAGAAGGCAGCCAGCCTCTGTATAAAGCCCGGGGACCTTCTTCCTTGAGGACTGTTGAAAGAGCATGAAAAATTCCTTTGTACTGGCGAGGAGACGCTTCCGTCTGGCAAGAAAAAATTACATGGAAAAACTTAAGCACCAAATCAATAAGAAGCAAAGGAGctcaaatcaagaatgatACCTGGACAGTTAGCCGACCCCGGACCATATCCATTGGGTAAGTCGCTGACATGGCAATAATTCCAGCACATGCACCAGCTCCAAGACGTAAAAGTGGAGTAAGCTGAGCATCATCTGTAAGAGACGATGGCAACATGAATTAACTACTTCAAGATTCTTATCATAATCAGCATCTACAATCTATGATCCAGTGATCACATTAAGTCTGCAGACCCTCACTCCTTATCAAGCATCGAGCCGATATGTAAACTGGTATACTTATTAACCTCAGAAGATTCTACTcgaaaaagcaaaagataagGCATTTGCAAAATGTGCCAAGCTCAATATAATTCATTGAAGTCCCATGTAAcattttcagttttgattttgaaattaatcaATGCATAAACACCGAAAAAAATCAACGCATGCAcattaaggaaaataaaaataacggAAGATGAAGAACAACCTACATACAGCTTATGAAAAACAGGAAAGAAGAAAGCTTAATGTATGCAGATTAAAGATCAGAATAGAATTTTAATCACTGCATAGGAAAACACTAGATCAATTTCTATCTCTAGGAAAGTGCAAGTATAACAAATAAAAGTCATACCATTTCCAGTTTGCTGCCTGTACATCCATAATATACCCCTGTCACAATTGAAAGCAGAAGGGAAGGAATTGGTTGTTAGGCATAATGAGAGCACAGATGGAGGAGAAAACAAAACCTATAATATTGTCACTTAAACATGTAAATCCcataatgcaaaaaaaaaaaaaaaaaggaaatgaaagCTTAGAAGTTGGAAAACTATAGAAATTGCACAGAAAGAAGCACCAAAGCATACTTGGAAGCTTCCTCATAACTAAAGAACTTGACTGCTGAATTTGGAACTATGCGAGCACAATTAGTGCCATTGCCTTTAAATAATCCTCTGAAACCCTCAGTTCTCCATATATATTTCAAGCCTTGAATAGTACCATTGTACTTTATACTATGCGGATTTTGAACCTGCATATTCCAAAAGCAAAAACCTATTACTATGATTGTTCAGTAGGGGGGCATGCAGTTTCCCCAGTGTCATTGCTGAAGATTTCCCGATATCCTATCTCGCCACAGATCCCAAGACACACAAGGGGAAAGgttattataaatagagagaCTAAGAACTTAATGGAAATATCCAGTATGCAATTAAGTTGTTCGTTGGAACAGAAGAAGATTTTCTAATTGCTCATTACCTGGAGCagaatttttaatctttctaaGGGAGCAACAGCAGTACGTGACCTGAAACATATAGTACACATCATACATTTAGCACAAAGAAATATCACAAAATAGTAAACATTCAGTGGTTTATGCAAAGCACAACAGTACATTTGC comes from Ricinus communis isolate WT05 ecotype wild-type chromosome 5, ASM1957865v1, whole genome shotgun sequence and encodes:
- the LOC8287741 gene encoding mitochondrial adenine nucleotide transporter ADNT1, with protein sequence MASEDVKTRSEAAVSKIVNLAEEAKLAREEIKAPSHALFSICKSLIAGGVAGGVSRTAVAPLERLKILLQVQNPHSIKYNGTIQGLKYIWRTEGFRGLFKGNGTNCARIVPNSAVKFFSYEEASKGILWMYRQQTGNDDAQLTPLLRLGAGACAGIIAMSATYPMDMVRGRLTVQTEASPRQYKGIFHALSTVLKEEGPRALYRGWLPSVIGVVPYVGLNFAVYESLKDWLLKSKPFGLVQDNELGVATRLACGAAAGTVGQTVAYPLDVIRRRMQMVGWKDAASVITGDGKTKAPLEYTGMVDAFRKTVRHEGFGALYKGLVPNSVKVVPSIAIAFVTYELVKDVLGVEVRISD